The genomic region GCTTCCATTCGTATCTCCTAGGCTTTCGAATACGATGTTTGACGTGAAACAGATCCCGGCGGCGACTCTTGCATTGGCATTTGGTCCGCTTGCGGTTGCACGAGCCGAGCAGGAGCTCAAAGCTTAGAAGTCTTCCCCATGTGCTGCACGATCCCACCTGACACCACACTCTCACCAAGGTTAGATAATCCGCATCAAAACTTGACTGGCGTCACCTGGACAACAGTTGGCTTTGGTTAAGCTGTGCGCCAGGTGGGACTGTGCGCCAGGTGGGACTGTGCGCCAGGTGGGGAAGGCTTCTAATGCTGGCGTGCATACGCTAGACTGTGCTGTGAGACGTCACATTGAATGTGGTGAAGATGCAGGTACCTGCCAAAATAGCGTTTTAGCTTTAGCTCGTCCCAGCAAGACGTCACTGTCCTGGCCAGGCTGGCCTGGATGTTTCTGCTGGTCTGCACATTCGCTTTGCGGTCTTCACTTCACTTGTTTCCTGCACGATACTGCACCTGCCACAAAGACGACGACCACGCGAGCCACTTTCCCTATCCGTAACGCTGCGATGCACTAGCACGCAATCCCCGACTGCACCCACACTGGCGACGATTCACAGCAGGCCCATCCGACCACGACGAGCAGACGGCGCGTGCTCTTTCTCCAGATCCACCTCCACCTGCTCTCTCTCCCCACATCGATCCAGACTGGACGCTGCCATCGTCTATACTGCACATCGTCACTGCCAGCTCCCACCAGACGCCGCTCGCTCATGCATGCGAGCTGGGTGAAGGCCATCTGGACGCTGCTTTCACCCAAATAGTCGCTCCGACGCCAGTGCATGGTCTTCCAGGAGCTGTGGGCCATCAATGCAATGGCTCCCCCAAACCCTCAGCAGCCATACAACCGCAATATAAGACCCACACTGCGAGGTCCTCAGCGATACGACGGCGCCGGTGAGCGGCAGATACAACAGGCTGGTCGGTCAGCAACGAACCTCAATGCGCAGGCCTCAGCGCAGTCATTCCGGGAAGCCTCACGGCCCGGCTCTACGGACAGAGTACCACAGGTCCTACCACAGTCGCCCTCAGAGCACGACAGCAGACAGCTAGAAACATCAGACCTATCTCCATCATCACCATCATACCAAAGCGGTCCAGTCTCACCCTACGCACCTCCCGTGTCCTCGCCGTTGAACCCGACGCCGTCGAACTCAAGTGGAGGCAATGAGAGCAGAAAGGGCAGCCATGGCAGTGCCGGCAATGTCACAGAGCCGTCAAGTCCTGTGGAAAGCAGAACTGCGGTGGCAGCAGCGGCGAGCTCGTCACTTCCATCGGGTGCACAAACGCCTTCCCAGCCCTTGCTGAGACCTCCAGAAATGTCGCACAACGATTCAACGACAAGTCTGGCGCGAGTGTCTACGCCTCGATCGGTGCGGGATCTGGGAACGGACTACGATCGATACTACAACCCATTCGCTACACAAAACAACTCGAGAAACAACTCGCAACTAGACCTATCGTCATCTTTACCACGATATAATTCCTCCTCGCAACTGCATGCACAAGGTGCAGTCACTCCGGCTGATTTGGCGTCACGGCTTTCGAATCCGTTCAGAGACAACAAACGAGCGTCGAACCCGTTTCTTTCAGCGAACAACACAGAACCGTGCACTCCGGCACCCGAGAGGGACTATCAAGAGAAGTCCGATGCTAAGGCTCCGGTGGTTGGCGTGACTGCAATACCTCCTAGGAGCGGGACACCAGTCTTTATCAGCAACGCTGATCCAGAAAAAGTACCCTTCTATCCTTGGGTGGACGATCGGCTTAGTGCGCCGAACCAGTACATGCTTTATGCCGACCAGAAAGAGGACGACGATGACATGCATATGCCAGCTTGGGACGACGACAAGAAGTTCAAGCCAACATTGAGGGAACGATTCAACAAGGACAACATTATCAACACGATTGGTATGATCTTCCTGTTGACAGGGTTGTTCACAGTCTTTATCATCCTGCCTGTGGTGTCATACACCGGTACGAGCTTGATTCCTTACAGCTACGAGACGCCGCTGGACCAAATGCCTGGCTACGGTGATGAATCCCAAGCATGGGCGCATGTGAATGACAAGAGTTATCCTCTACTCACAAACATCAGGACCGGCTTGATTGATCCAGACACTCCATCTTCGGCTAAGACTCGCAAGAGTACTGATGGAGACGATCTTGTTCTGGTCTTCAGCGATGAGTTCAATGAGAAGAACAGGACCTTTTACCCTGGAGATGATCCATACTGGTTCGCACCAGACATCTGGTATGGTGCCACGCAAGATCTTGAGTGGTACGATCCAGATGCCGTCAACACTGGTAGGTTTTGTATGACAAGCCTCTTTTTCGCCATCGCTGACTTTCCTCGCAGGCGGCGGCACTTTACAGCTCCAGCTTGACGCCTTCAACAATCACGGTCTTCAGTACAGGTCAGGTATGCTGAATTCTTGGAATCAGCTATGCTTCAAAGGCGGCGTCTTTGAAGTGTCCATGAGTCTGCCAGGACCCGCTGGTGTGCATGGCCTGTGGCCAGGCGCTTGGACGATGGGCAATCTTGGCCGACCAGGCTACCTTTCCACAACGGAAGGCATGTGGCCATATACTTATGACAGCTGTGATACCGGTATCACACCAAACCAATCTATGACCGATGGCACGAGTTTTCTGCCTGGCCAAAGGTTACCCAATTGTGCTTGCTACGGCGAGGACCATCCGACTCCAGGGACTGGTCGTGGCGCACCTGAAATCGATATCGCCGAAGTCAGCGGAGATTGGGGAGGTTTGGGAGTAGGAGTTGCGACGCAGTCCTTCCAGGTCGCGCCGTTTGACATCTTCTACTACCCAAACTACGAGTTCATGGAGACACCGCATTACCAGTTCAGCTTCGTGAACACCTACACTGGAGGTCCTTTCCAGGAAGCTGTATCAACGACAACGATGCTGAACAACGACTGGTATGATGGCAAAGCATACCAGAAGTATGCCTTCGAGTATGTGCCTGGAGGAGATAAGAAATCCCACATTACATGGTTCGTTGGCGACGATGAGATGATGAAGTTCGACGCTCGAGCTATTGGTCCCAATGGCAACGTTCAACAGCGTCTGATCGCCGAGGAGCCTTTGTCTATGATCCTCAATCTGGGGTTCTCCCATAGTTGGGTTAACATCGACATGGCCAACCTCCGCTTTCCGACGGTCATGAGGATCGACTATGTTCGGTGGTACCAGAAGCCAGGAGATGAAATGGTTACATGCGATCCTCCTGGCTACGAAACGACCGACTACATCCGCAGACATCCAGCGGCATACAACAATCCCAACTACACACGATGGGAAGACGCGGGCTACTCATGGCCGAAGAACACCCTCGTGCACGACTGCAAAGGGTGATCATCATGCTTGGAAAGAAAGGCGTGTTTGTTCACACACATACACATTTGTACATATAGTACAGTACGCATTACTACTACGGCGTTTGCCCCAGGAAAGGCAGAGGGATCTTTCTATGTTACAGCAACGAACGACGATTATGGGCTTTTATGATACACCACAAATGCATGATGAGATGGGACCGGGACAGTCTAGGGAAAGGAGTAAACTGTGGAATGGGCTTTGATGGTAAAAAGGCGATATGCGATAGGCATATTCTGTGATCACTAGACGCACAATGTTCAGTAGTGCATATAAATGAATGTGTTAATACCTTACGATGGCCTGCTGAACAGAACGCCACGAGATGTGATCGTGCAAGGTTCTTGTCGGTACACTCCTTTTACCAGCTGGAACTCATGTGTTCTGGACACCGTAATACCTGGAGCTGATGAAGTCACACGACCGGTCCCAGACATCACTCCATAGCGCGAGTAAGAATCCCGGGAAAGATCTACGACGTGGTCGCAAGTAGAGTTTTCGCTTGCCACGGAGTCACCCGGTGGCGTCCTCGCATCCCGGCTGACGATGTCTGAGAGCTGGTGGTGAAGATTGTAAGACGTAGACACCTCTCGACCGCCACGGCGATATAATAATGTTGGAGGAGCCGCGCTGTTAGCATACGTTCTTGAGTATTGTCATGCGCTCTTGGATACCATGGAGGAAGCAGAAGGGTGACGGAACTTTGACGGCGCAAGGAGATGCTGAAGTAAAGACGGCGGCGAATTCGAACGAGGAGAGGATTGCCGCAGATCATGTACAAGGGAAAGCGTTGTCACAATGTCAGTACATGATACCGACACTTCTCGCCGCGCTGAAGGCGGACCCGAAGCTCAAGGTCTTGGACGTGGGTTGTGGATCTGGGGCGATTGCTATTGAGCTTGCTCAATTGGCACCCGAGGGCCAAGTCACTGGCATTGATATATCAGGGGCAGTATTGGAAAGCGCGAAGGTCCAAGCTGAAAGTCGGGGAATCTACAATGTCGATTTTGTTAAAGGCGATGCTTGCAAGCTGCCGTTCGAAGATGCTACGTTTGACGTAGTGTGTACACATCAAGCCGTGGCGCATTTCCTAGATCATGTCAGGGCTATCAAAGAGATGAAGAGAGTCACAAGAAAGGGTGGGATTATTTGTATGCGGGAGGGAGATCTGAGTACGGCGAGGTTCGGACCTGGCTATCCATTGTTGGAGGAGTGCGTTAAGGTAATCATGGAAGTGCACAGAATGGGTGGTGGCACACCTGATGCAGGGAGGAGACTCAAGGCTTGGACGTTGAAAGCTGGTGTGCCAAAGAGCAGTATTGTGGAGACACATTCTGCGTGGACGTATGATGCTCTTGAAGGCCGTAGAGAGTACGGAGGTCATTGGCCTGCCCGGTGTACGCAAGGTGTCTTTGCGGAAATGGCAAGAGATGTTGGAGTCACAAGGTATGATTTGTGTGAGTCGCGAGGGGGTTACATGCGCTGATGAATCCCGAAGCGATCGACTAGAGCAGTACGCATTAGCCTGGTCGAGATGGATCCAGGATCCGAATGCCTCTTTCACTATGATGCACGGCCAGATCGTTGCCAAAGTATGATGCTGGGTCTAGCATGGTCGTGTACGGTCGTCGGGCCGTGGCCACCAGCCATATCGCAGTAGTCGCAGATCACCGCTGGACAGGCGCGTATCCGGCGACTTTTGGAGGCCGCAGCAGCAGTAGTAATAACAAGGATACCATCTCTTCCAGTGCAGAGTGCAAAGCTGTCAACCTTTCATTGGCAATGCCGTGGTATGAGCATCACGGTGGCTAGCCTGGCGGTGTCGCTTTCGTCAGGCGAAGCAAGCTCTTGTATGGCGATTGCTCCTGTTTAATCATGGCATACCATTAGAGATGATACATCAGATGTCGTATATCCTAACAGACATGTCGTCACTGGCTGATGCGAGTTGTGCCTTGCTAGAAGTGCTCGAAGCATCATCGGTGTTGCCCACAGGTCTCCATCTGAGAGCGGTAACAGTCTTACAATGCGTCAATCGGGCATCGATGTCATTCCTCTGCAGGACCTTCAGCGTCGCAGCATCTAACAATGCGAGGCCGATTCGCCCAGTGTCGTCGCCAAACGCGATCCTAAGGGTATCCTGGCCAATTACGGGGTCGAAAGCTACAGTTGTGACAGGTGCAGCCGTGGCAATTGTAGCCACGCAGTCCGCCTTGCCGTCGGCAAATTGCCAGATCTTGATGGACTTGTCTCGTCCGGCAGTAGCAAAAGTGTAGTTGCAGGTGACTGGTGCCCACGAGCAATCCAAGATCATTCTTGAGTGACCTTTCGGATTCGATGTAAACAGCGAATACGATTTGAGGTCGTCCGCGGCTCGCTTGAAAATGGCCCACTGACGGTCTCGACCTACACTGAGCAGGTACGAGTCGTCTGGAGAGAATCCAAGACTCGTTGCTGTCAAGCTGTGTGCAGTCAGGGGCGGCTTGACCTCTCGCCACTCCTTCGTGTCATACAGTCTGATGACAGCATGATCAATCGAGCTTGCCTTGCAAGCTGTTGCTACCAGTGATCGATCATTGCTGGTCGCAACCGCGCAGATCTCATAACCGTGACCGTACAGCTTTTCATGCTCGGGCCATAATGTATGACGAGCCAGATGGTCTTCGAATGTAGGATGTTCCACATCGAACGGTGTCTTGTTCGTGGCAGCAGTAGATGGCTCTTGTGGCTCAGTATGACCATTCGTATGTCCGTTGTCAAGTCCATTCGGCTCTTCGTCTTCTTCAGCGCCGGTCATAGCCTTGTTCGACAGCCCGAGCACGGGAATGTTCGCCGTATCTGGCAGATCACTTGAGGGTGATGTAGTCTTGCCCGCAAGTTTCAAGACGAtctcgtctacggctttcGGCTTGTTGAAGACGCGCAACAACTTCTCGTCGGCACCCGAGATGAATTGATTATCGGTGACAGTATCAATGCAGTTCAGATCGTAGCCATGTATCTGTGGACGCGACAGCTCGTGCCACGAGGTTGTGCCCTTCTTCTTCCATTCCGCCAGCAGCCTCGTCGTTTGATCGGATGCTGTCGACAGTAGGTAGTTACCAGAGGGCGACCACGCTAGCCCCTGCACTTCTCCCACATGGCCACTGATACCCACCTTTTGCAGCCACATGTCGCTGCCTTGGTCGTATGCCCACCGCCGCCAGCTACCACTCCGACCTAGACTGACCACAGATAGACCTTCCGGCTGCCAGAGTCCGATCCAGAATCCGCCCGTGCTTCCTGTAGCTGACGTAGAGCCTTTGAGGGAGCTTATCTCTCCTAGCCTGCTGTTGCACACCCACAGACCGGAGGCGGCATCAGCATGCCAGATGGATAGTGAATTGTCGGCGGATGCTGAAAGCAAGATTGGACCCTTTTCGGTGCTCTCACCGGACTTCCATCGTGCGGTGTATATCCAGTCCTCATGGCCGATGAGAAGCGCCTCGAAAGTGACGGAATGCTTGGAACCACTTTTGCCGACTTCATGTGTCTTGTTGGCAAGTGACTTCTTTTCGATGGGGGCAGTCATCTCGTCTGCGATTTGTGCCGACGTTGTCGTTTCCTTCTGCCCTTCATGGAATCGCCACAGTCGAATGTACTTATCCTGGCTTGCCGATGCCAGCAGAATGTCACTGTCGCTTGAATTGGCCTCCTTCGTGAAGTCCAAGGACCGAATCCAACCTTCATGACCACTCAAGGACGCCTGTAGCTCAAAGTTGGCGCAAGGCTGACTAGATACATACAGCTGGATCACGCTGGACGTCCCCGCAACAGCAAGAACAATATCGCCGTTTGGAAGTGCAGTAAGAGCAAGCGCTAGAGGAAGATATCGTGGCTTCAATGAGATAGACTGAATGAGCTTAGCTGTTGTGTTCTCGAGTCGCCACACTTTCACTGTAGCGTCTGCGGATCCTGACACGAATATGCCAATATCTGGTAATATCGCCAGCGCGTTGATCGATTCGTTGTGTTCCGTGAGGCATTGGGTCTCCTCAAACGAATTCGATACATCGTTTGCTGCCGTCCACAAGAGAATCGTCTTGTCTGAACTCCCACTGATGATCAGGTGCCGATCTCCGCGCTCCACTATCTTCACGGCGTTGACTGAGTCGGTATGGCCAGCCAAAAGAGACTCGATGCCTCGTTCTGATTCATCTTCTGGGTTCCATAACGCGATGTTGTTGCCGGCGCCGAAGGCCAACAGCGCAGACGCCCAGTCCGCAGCGGATGAGTGTCTGTTGCCGCCAGCAGCGATATACTCCAGTGTGGCCATTAGATCTCCGAAAGCATGGTGTTGTGTTGCGAAGAAAGAAACTTGATGACTGCCGGAAGGAGGCTCGCTTGTGGCTGCGAATTTTGGCCACGAAGCAGTCAGCGCATGGCTTCTCCTTGCCACATCGACACAACAAGACCGTCTCTCAACATCACAAGCGGTCACTGAATCGCATCGCGTCGCGGTAATCATGGCGGCAACTGTAGATCTCGCAGTCGAGTTCACGTAGGTGTTTCCCACTTCTCTTATCTACTTCCCGTCTAAGTCATCATCAGTGGAGGACTCGAGCTGCTCTTTTCAGATCAACGAAAGCACAAGATATCAATACCTGCGAAAGACCCATCTGGACAGCCTGTGAACGTGGCGTTCCTCATACAGTGGCTTTGCGATAACTTGATGAAGGATCCAAGGAAGGACATGTTTGTTCTGGACGATACAGTGTGAGTTGCCAACTCGCGCGACAATGATCGAGTTGGTTGTCTGACCTGGCGCAGGCGACCTGGTGTTCTTGTCTTGATCAACGACGCAGACTGGGAGCTGGAGGGTGAGGACAAGTACGAGGTTCAGCCAGGCGACAACATTGTCTTTGTGTCGACACTACATGGAGGCTGATGAGTGCCTTCTTTCACGTCACAATGCAACGGATACATGGAAGGCCAATGAGCTGGAAAGCAGTGCTGGCCTGTCAAAAATTGACTGCTAACGACCTGCCTTGAGGTACGAGATACTAGGCCACGATGAGCAGGGAGATCGCCATCAAGATATCCCAACGTTGTGCTTCGCGCAAGCGATGATCTTTGGAGCCATTGCGGCATGTCCAGCAGGAGGTAGTCGGTCAGCTCAGCATCCCTTCATCCACATACACACGTTGCCACAATAATATCTGGTCACACAACCTTCATGAGCAACAATGCTCCTATCAGTGTTACTCGATCATTCAACAAGAAAATCGCCAAGGCGGATGTCTCCACATGTCACAGAACAATACGAACAACGCCGGCTATATACTTGAATTTGCTCTAGCAGAGCAAAAACTAGAGCAAAAAAATGTCACAAGCTTAGCCTGTTGGTAGATAAGGTCCCTGACTGGATGTTAGAACATGACTGTCAGAAGCGACATAGCAGAGATACTCACTACCAGGAATCGAACCTCTGAACAGACGTTAGGAGAAGTTCCATCAGTGACCGTAAAATCAACTTACGGGTTCCCGGAATGTTGATTGAATCAATCAGAATCCTATGTGATGACTGGCGAAGACTGTTAGCTACATATCGAAACAGATTGTAACAACTCGACTTAC from Fulvia fulva chromosome 2, complete sequence harbors:
- a CDS encoding Beta-glucan synthesis-associated protein KRE6, with the protein product MVFQELWAINAMAPPNPQQPYNRNIRPTLRGPQRYDGAGERQIQQAGRSATNLNAQASAQSFREASRPGSTDRVPQVLPQSPSEHDSRQLETSDLSPSSPSYQSGPVSPYAPPVSSPLNPTPSNSSGGNESRKGSHGSAGNVTEPSSPVESRTAVAAAASSSLPSGAQTPSQPLLRPPEMSHNDSTTSLARVSTPRSVRDLGTDYDRYYNPFATQNNSRNNSQLDLSSSLPRYNSSSQLHAQGAVTPADLASRLSNPFRDNKRASNPFLSANNTEPCTPAPERDYQEKSDAKAPVVGVTAIPPRSGTPVFISNADPEKVPFYPWVDDRLSAPNQYMLYADQKEDDDDMHMPAWDDDKKFKPTLRERFNKDNIINTIGMIFLLTGLFTVFIILPVVSYTGTSLIPYSYETPLDQMPGYGDESQAWAHVNDKSYPLLTNIRTGLIDPDTPSSAKTRKSTDGDDLVLVFSDEFNEKNRTFYPGDDPYWFAPDIWYGATQDLEWYDPDAVNTGGGTLQLQLDAFNNHGLQYRSGMLNSWNQLCFKGGVFEVSMSLPGPAGVHGLWPGAWTMGNLGRPGYLSTTEGMWPYTYDSCDTGITPNQSMTDGTSFLPGQRLPNCACYGEDHPTPGTGRGAPEIDIAEVSGDWGGLGVGVATQSFQVAPFDIFYYPNYEFMETPHYQFSFVNTYTGGPFQEAVSTTTMLNNDWYDGKAYQKYAFEYVPGGDKKSHITWFVGDDEMMKFDARAIGPNGNVQQRLIAEEPLSMILNLGFSHSWVNIDMANLRFPTVMRIDYVRWYQKPGDEMVTCDPPGYETTDYIRRHPAAYNNPNYTRWEDAGYSWPKNTLVHDCKG
- a CDS encoding Elongator complex protein 2; the encoded protein is MATLEYIAAGGNRHSSAADWASALLAFGAGNNIALWNPEDESERGIESLLAGHTDSVNAVKIVERGDRHLIISGSSDKTILLWTAANDVSNSFEETQCLTEHNESINALAILPDIGIFVSGSADATVKVWRLENTTAKLIQSISLKPRYLPLALALTALPNGDIVLAVAGTSSVIQLYVSSQPCANFELQASLSGHEGWIRSLDFTKEANSSDSDILLASASQDKYIRLWRFHEGQKETTTSAQIADEMTAPIEKKSLANKTHEVGKSGSKHSVTFEALLIGHEDWIYTARWKSGESTEKGPILLSASADNSLSIWHADAASGLWVCNSRLGEISSLKGSTSATGSTGGFWIGLWQPEGLSVVSLGRSGSWRRWAYDQGSDMWLQKVGISGHVGEVQGLAWSPSGNYLLSTASDQTTRLLAEWKKKGTTSWHELSRPQIHGYDLNCIDTVTDNQFISGADEKLLRVFNKPKAVDEIVLKLAGKTTSPSSDLPDTANIPVLGLSNKAMTGAEEDEEPNGLDNGHTNGHTEPQEPSTAATNKTPFDVEHPTFEDHLARHTLWPEHEKLYGHGYEICAVATSNDRSLVATACKASSIDHAVIRLYDTKEWREVKPPLTAHSLTATSLGFSPDDSYLLSVGRDRQWAIFKRAADDLKSYSLFTSNPKGHSRMILDCSWAPVTCNYTFATAGRDKSIKIWQFADGKADCVATIATAAPVTTVAFDPVIGQDTLRIAFGDDTGRIGLALLDAATLKVLQRNDIDARLTHCKTVTALRWRPVGNTDDASSTSSKAQLASASDDMSVRIYDI
- a CDS encoding Ubiquitin-related modifier 1; translation: MAATVDLAVEFTGGLELLFSDQRKHKISIPAKDPSGQPVNVAFLIQWLCDNLMKDPRKDMFVLDDTVRPGVLVLINDADWELEGEDKYEVQPGDNIVFVSTLHGG